GATCCGTTGCTGCACAGGTGCGACTCTCCGTGTGCGCAATGGAAGCAGTCCCGGCACGGGGTGATCCACAGCAGGACGACACGCTGTCCCACGTCGAGATCGACGACCGACTCTCCGAGCTCGACGATCGTGCCGCAGGCCTCGTGCCCCAACACCGCCGGTACGGGCTGCTGGAGCACACCGCGGGCCAGCGACAGGTCGGAATGACACACGCCGGCCTGGTCGATCCGTACCCGGACCTCATCGGGACCCACGGTCTTGAGATGGATCGTCTCCACGACCATCGGTTCGCCCACGACCCGCAGCACAGCCGCGCGTACGGGGTGCGGGTAGTCGCCGGCCGCCGCCGCTGCCTCGGGTCCGGTCGTCATCGTTGCACCGACTTGACCTCGAGCACGTCGGCGATGCCGTACTCGCCGATCTCCCGCCCGATGCCGGACTGCTTGTAGCCGCCGAACGCCGCATGGGCCGGGTAGGCATGATAGCAGTTGGTCCAGACCCGGCCGGCCTTGATCCCGCGTCCCATGCGATAGCAGGTGTTGATGTTCCGGCTCCAGACGCCGGCGCCCAGGCCGTACAGCGAATCGTTGGCGATCGACAGGGCGTCGTCCATGTCCTTGAACCTGGTGACCGCCAGCACCGGACCGAAGATCTCCTCCTGAAAGATCCGCATCCGATTGTGACCCGCGAAGACCGTCGGCTTGACATAGAAGCCGCTCTCGAGCTCGCCGGTGTGAATTCGGCGCGCGCCGCCGGTCAGGAGCTTGGCCCCCTCCCTCTTTCCGATCTCGATGTAGCTCAGGATCTTCTCCAGCTGATCGTTGGAGGCCTGGGCCCCGATCATGGTGGTCGGATCCAGCGGGTTCCCCTCGGCGATCTCCTGCACCCGCGCCACCGCCCGCTCCATGAACCGGTCGTAGATCGACTCCTGCACCAGTGCCCGCGAGGGGCAGGTACACACCTCGCCCTGGTTGAAGGCGAACATCGCGAACCCCTCGAGCGCTTTGTCGAAGAACTCGTCGTCAGCATCCATCACGTCGGCGAAGAAGATGTTGGGTGACTTGCCGCCCAGCTCCAGCGTCACCGGAATGAGGTTCTCCGAGGCGTACTGCATGATCAGCCGGCCGGTGGTGGTCTCCCCGGTGAAGGCGACTTTGGCTACCCGCGGGCTGCTGGCCAGCGGCTTGCCGGCCTCGACCCCGAAGCCCTGGATCACGTTCACCACGCCGCTCGGCAGGATGTCGGCGATCAGCTCCATCAGCGCCATGATGGACAGCGGCGTCTGCTCGGCGGGCTTGAGCACGACGCAGTTCCCGGCCGCGAGCGCGGGCGCCAGCTTCCAGGTGGCCATCAGCAGCGGGAAGTTCCAGGGGATGATCTGCGCCACCACGCCTAGCGGCTCGTGGAAGTGATAGGCCACCGTGTCATCGTCGAGCTGCGAGAGCCCGCCCTCCTGCGCCCGGATGCAGCCGGCGAAGTAACGGAAGTGGTCCACCGCCAACGGCAAGTCCGCGTGGGTGGTCTCGCGGATCGGCTTGCCGTTGTCGAGCGTCTCGATGAAGGCGAGGGTGTCGAGATTGGCCTCGATGCGGTCGGCGATGCGGTTGAGGATGTTGGCGCGGTACGCCGGTGAGCTGCCGTTCCAGCTGATGGCGGCGGCATGCGCCGCGTCGAGGGCTCTGTCCACGTCTTCGTGGGTTGATCGAGCGACCTCGCACAGGGGCTGGCCGGTGATCGGGGTCGGGTTCACGAAGTACTGCCCCCGCGCCGGCGGCACGTACTCCCCGGCAATCCAGTTGTCATAGCGGGCCCGGATTGGAATGGAGGGCTTGAAGCCGGCCGCCGACTTGGGAAGGGTGAAGGCGGTCTGCCTGGTTGCAGTACCCATAGGGAGCTCCTGGAGGGGTGAGTATGGGTCGAGCGGAGCGCCGAGGGCAGCCCGCCGTGTACCCGAACAGCGTAGCAGCGGCGGGGTGAGGGGAGGATGAAGCGTTTATGAGGGAAACTTAAGATCAGGGTTGGGAGCCACCGCGCTGTGGCTTACCGGGTCACCGCTGTTGCCGCCCGTCGTACAGCAAGCGCTGAAACACGTTCTGCACGCCGATCAGCGTCGTCTGCGCCGCACCCCCACTGATCATGACGAAGTGCTGATCGTCAGGCGCGACGTCGTACTCGCGGAAGGTTCCGCCGTTCAGGAACGATCCCGTGAACAGCAGGCGGCGCGCGGTGACCGCGAACGCCGGTGAGAGCGTCACCGACGCGACCAGCAGACTGTCCCCCGAGCGATAGAACAGCTCCCGGCCGTTGTGGGCCCACACGGGCTCGCTGCCACCCTGCAGCGAGACCGAGACGCGGGCACCGGGCTCGGGATAGGACCGGACGTACACCTCCATCTGTCCGGTCTGGTCGGACTGGTACGCCAGC
The DNA window shown above is from Gemmatimonadales bacterium and carries:
- a CDS encoding alcohol dehydrogenase catalytic domain-containing protein; amino-acid sequence: MTTGPEAAAAAGDYPHPVRAAVLRVVGEPMVVETIHLKTVGPDEVRVRIDQAGVCHSDLSLARGVLQQPVPAVLGHEACGTIVELGESVVDLDVGQRVVLLWITPCRDCFHCAHGESHLCSNGS
- a CDS encoding aldehyde dehydrogenase family protein codes for the protein MGTATRQTAFTLPKSAAGFKPSIPIRARYDNWIAGEYVPPARGQYFVNPTPITGQPLCEVARSTHEDVDRALDAAHAAAISWNGSSPAYRANILNRIADRIEANLDTLAFIETLDNGKPIRETTHADLPLAVDHFRYFAGCIRAQEGGLSQLDDDTVAYHFHEPLGVVAQIIPWNFPLLMATWKLAPALAAGNCVVLKPAEQTPLSIMALMELIADILPSGVVNVIQGFGVEAGKPLASSPRVAKVAFTGETTTGRLIMQYASENLIPVTLELGGKSPNIFFADVMDADDEFFDKALEGFAMFAFNQGEVCTCPSRALVQESIYDRFMERAVARVQEIAEGNPLDPTTMIGAQASNDQLEKILSYIEIGKREGAKLLTGGARRIHTGELESGFYVKPTVFAGHNRMRIFQEEIFGPVLAVTRFKDMDDALSIANDSLYGLGAGVWSRNINTCYRMGRGIKAGRVWTNCYHAYPAHAAFGGYKQSGIGREIGEYGIADVLEVKSVQR